The following coding sequences are from one Methanohalophilus halophilus window:
- a CDS encoding ABC transporter ATP-binding protein yields METKNAKPMIIEMENVTVCKKGNILLDNFSLNIKNGENVAIIGPNGAGKSSFIKTVTGDLRPLHSEKTIVRLFGKERRDIFGLRNKMGIISGDLQDEYMRNIPGIEVVVSGFFSSIGLYRNHSITGDMKRRAHEVLGFLGIENLASRPINEMSTGQARRLLVARALVHDPDVLILDEPTNSLDLRAQHIFRQSMRTIASKGKNIILVTHNLEDLVPEIDRVVLLSEGSVYRDGPTDEILTAENLSDIFGIQVQVFSKDGYYHAW; encoded by the coding sequence ATGGAAACGAAAAATGCGAAGCCTATGATTATTGAAATGGAAAATGTCACAGTTTGCAAAAAGGGTAACATATTACTGGACAATTTCTCTCTTAATATTAAAAATGGAGAAAATGTTGCGATTATCGGTCCAAATGGAGCGGGCAAATCCTCTTTTATCAAAACGGTCACAGGAGACCTACGTCCCCTTCACTCTGAAAAGACAATTGTCCGCTTATTTGGAAAGGAGCGCCGGGACATTTTCGGGTTGCGCAACAAAATGGGTATCATCAGTGGTGATTTGCAGGATGAATATATGCGTAATATTCCGGGTATCGAGGTGGTAGTGTCCGGGTTTTTTAGCAGCATAGGCCTCTATCGCAACCATTCTATTACCGGGGATATGAAGAGGCGGGCTCATGAGGTGCTCGGCTTTCTTGGCATTGAAAATCTTGCCTCACGCCCCATAAACGAAATGTCAACTGGACAGGCCCGCAGACTATTGGTTGCCAGGGCACTTGTGCATGACCCCGATGTACTGATACTGGATGAACCTACAAACAGTTTAGATCTCAGGGCACAGCATATTTTCAGGCAGTCCATGCGCACGATTGCTTCCAAAGGTAAAAACATAATTCTTGTGACACATAATCTCGAAGACCTGGTCCCTGAAATTGACAGGGTGGTCCTGCTAAGTGAGGGAAGTGTATACAGGGACGGGCCAACGGATGAAATATTAACTGCAGAAAACCTGTCTGATATATTTGGAATACAGGTACAGGTTTTCTCTAAAGATGGTTACTATCACGCCTGGTGA